The window aatctgcttagtgtattcatctctttgtctccctctacgatttttaccctccacgctgccctccaaagctaaatttgtgatcccttgatgccccagaacatgtcctaccaaccggccccttcttctcgtcaagttgtgccacaaactcctcttctccccaattctattcaataccacctcattaattatgtgatctacccatctaatcttcagcattcttctgtagcaccacatttcgaaagcttctattcgcttcttgtccaaactatttatcgtccatgtttctcttccatacatggctacgctccatacaaatactttcagaaatgacttcctgacacttaaatctatactcgatgttaacaaatttttcttcttcggaaacgctttccttgccattgccagtctacattttatatcctctctattttgacaatcatcagttatttggctccccaaatagcaaaactcctttactactttaagtgtctcatttcctaatctaattccctcagcaccacctgacttaattcaactacattccattatcctcgttttgcttttgttgatgttcatcttatatcctccttacaagacactgtccattctgttcaactgctcatccaagtcctttgctgtctctgacagaattacaatgtcatcggcgaacctcaaagtttttatttcttctccctggattttaatacctactccaaatttttcttttatttcctttattgcttgctcaatatacagattgaataacattggggagaggctacaaccctgtctcactcccttcccaaccactgcttccctttcatgccccttgactctaataactgccatctggtttctgtacaaattgtaaatagcctttcgctccctgtattttacccctgccaccttcagaatttgaaaaagagtattccagtcaacattgtcaaaagctttctctaagtctacaaatgctagaaacgtaggtttgcctttccttaatctttcttctaagataagtcgtaaggtcagtattgcctcacgtgttccaacatttctacggaatgcaaactgatctgccccgaggtcggcttctaccactttttccattcatctgtaaataattcacattagcatttagcagctgtgacttattaaactgatagtttggtaattttcacatctgtcaacacctgccttctttgggattggaattattatattcttcttgaagtctgagggtatttcgcctgactcatacatcttgctcaccagatggtgcagttttgtcaggactggctctcccaaggccatcagtagttctaatggaatgttgtctacacccggggccttgtttcgacttaggtctttcagtgctctgtcaaactcttcacgcagtatcatatctctcatttcatcttcatctacatcctcttccatttccataatattgtcctcaagtacatcgcccttgtatagaccctctatatactccttccacctttctgctttgccctctttggttagaactgggtttacatctgagctcttgatattcatacaagtggctatcttttctccaaaggcttctctaattttcctgtaggctgtacctatcttaccccctagtgagataagtctctacatccttacatttgtcctctagccatgcctgcttatccattttgcacttcctgtcgatctcatttttgggatgtttgtattcctttttccctgcttcatttactgcatttttatattttctcctttcatcaattaaattcaatatttcttctgttacccaaggatttctactagccttcgtctttttacctatttcatactctgctgccttcactacttcatccctcagagctacccattcgtcttatactgtatttctttcccccattcttgtcaattgttcccttatgctgtccctgaaactctgtacaacctctggtttactcagactatccaggtcccatctccttaaattcccacctttttgcaatttcttcatttttaatctacagttcataaccaatagattgtggtcagagtctacatctgcccctggaaatgtcctacaatataaaacctggttcctaaatctctgtcttaccattatataatctatctgataccttttagtatcttcaggattcttccatgtatacaaccttcttttatgattcttgaaccaagtgttagctatgattaagttatgctctgtgcaaaattctaccagacggcttcctctttcgtttcttagccccaatccatattcgcctactatgtttccttctctccctttttctcctgtcgaattccagtcacccatgactattaaatttttgtcttccttcactacctgaacaatttcttttatctcatcatacatttcatcaatttcttcatcatcttcagagctagttggcatataaacttgtactactgtagtaggcatgggcttcgtgtctatcttggccactacaatacgttcactatgctgtttgtagtagtttacccgcacccctatttttttattcattattaaacatactcctgcattacccctatttgattttgtatttataaccctgtattcgcctgaccaaaagtcttgctcctcctgccaccgaacttcactaattcccactatatctaactttaacctatccatttccctttttaaattttctaacctacctgccggattaagggatctgaaattccatgttctgatctgtagaacgccagttttatttttcctgataacaacgtcctcctgagtagtccccgcccggaggtccaaatgggggactattttacctctggaatattttacccaagaggacgccatcatcattaaccatacagtaaagctgcatgccctcgggaaaaattatggctgtagtttccccttgctttcagctgttcgcagtaacagaacagcaaggccattttggttagtgttacaaggccagatcagtcaatcatccagactgttgcccctgcaactactgaaaaggctgctgcccctcttcaggaaccacacgtttgtctggcctctcaacagatacccctccgttgtggtagcacctacggtacggctatctgtatcgttgaggcacgcaagcctccccaccaacggcaaggtccatggttcatgagggcagAGTAATGGTGATAAAAAAAGGCTAGTCTGCTTCTTCCTCAACAGCCTAGATAATGATCACTGCCTAATGAGATAAAGAGAACAAAAACAGCGGCAATTTTGAAACCAGGTAAACCAGCTGACCGCCCTCAAAGTTTCAGACCAATTTCCCTTTTGAGCTGTACTCTTGGAGAGGGTCATTTACAATAGAATTAAATGCTTCATTCTGGAACATATCCCAGCTGAGCAAGCAGGTTTGAGgccacagagaagttgctgcaaccAGGTACTGGCCCTAACAGCTTCCACAGAGGCTGGTTTCCAAGAAAATGTGAAGATGTATTGCATTCATAGACCTAACCATGGCATATGACACAGTCTGGAGAGAAGGGATGATATACAAGTTATTAAACATTATTGGCTGCCAAAAAACTGCAACTCTCACTACCACCATGATAAACAATAGATACTTCCACATTTACGTGGGAGAAAAAATGAGCAAGTAGAGGAAATTAAGCAGTGGTCTACCACAGCCCCCCTATTACTCAACTTATATATCTCCAAGCTCAGAGTGAAACTTCATAGAAACTCTCTTTGCCATAACAAGTACTCTAAGtacttggtgtcacccttgaccatAACCTTTCACAAAGAAAATATCTTGAAAATACCACTGCCAAGATAAAAAATCATATCAATATTATTCAACAATTGTGTGGAATGACATGAGGAGGTTCAGCAGATACCTTGCGCACATCATCCACTGTGCCTGGTCTTCTCAACAGCCAAGTACTGTGCCCCAGTACAGCTGAACAGCTGCCATGCCAACTTGATTCATGTCCAGTTGAACCATACTATGCGGTTAATAACTGGGACAATCCAACCAACACCGATTTATTGGCTTCCTCTGCTAATCAACATCTATCCACCCACAATCCATAGAAGTGAGGCCTTGCTTACAGAATACTGCTAGCTGCAGGAAGACATACCATGTCTACTACAAAATAGACTGTTCAAGAAACCCACAGTTGCTGCAACCAGAACATCCACATGGCAATAATCGAGGCGAGAGACCTGTGAGATCAGAACCATCAACTTACTGAAAATCATGAAGACTGTGAGTGCTTCTAAAAGAATACTTGTTATACTGCTGGCACAGACTTGGCAGGAAACTGTGGGTCAAACTGAACAAAGCTCACACTGGGCATGACAATGTGCAGATTCTCTTTACAATAGGGGTTACAGAGTCTCCAGTTTGTGACTGTGGGGTTCTAAACCAGACAGCGCATTAGAGATGAATGCCCCTTTGCCCCTTGAGTTCCTATCAGGGGAGTTGGAACAACCTCATAAAAGCTGATGGTACAACTCAGATCAGGAACTTAGATTCTGACATTTAGTtagttttgtatttctgtattcttgttaTATACATACACTAATGTTATATACCTGTATTTTTAAACTGAATGTGagtcatacaaataaataaatatccctAAGTCATTCCATGCATTGATGAATGCAGTATGAACAACAGTATGATACTATATGCAGGTGCGTGGGGTACCTAATGTGTTCTGTATTGTGTGGTATGCTTATCACACCATGAAGACCTGCTGCATGGTGACAATGCCAAAGTTCTCTTTCTGCTATggttattcttcttctttttaagaTGTAGCCACTTACCACACTGGCTTCAGATACTTTAAAATGTGTCTCCTGGAGCCACGCCATAAGGGTTTTCCCTGTTTTAAATGTTTCAGTATCTCCAAAAATATTCATGATCTACTAATGTTTCATTATTGGATGCTTTTCCAGTTCCATTGTGGATCCAAAGGCACAGATGGGTAAGGGTGGGCAAACAGCTACTTCTGGATGGGCAGCCTGGAGACACTAGCTCAACCATGAAAGAAAAGTGTGAGGCTTGGTCGGACAGAGGTGGTCATTTCGCTAGCAACCGGAACACACACTGGTTGCGCTAGGCAGTGGAGGGTGTTGATTTGGAAGGATAGTAGATTTTCTATTTTAGGAGTAGCTacgtgaaggcctctatgaggagaagAACTTttgtgatgacgtgatagaagaagaaacaggagtcgaaaggACAGGGATccaatattaaaatcagaatttaaaagagctttgggcaaCCAATGATCAAGTAAGACAGAAGGgaaagacaacattccatcagaatctctaatatcattggggaaagtggcaacaaaacagctgTCCATGTTGCTtagcagaatgtatgagacttgaaatatatcatcagactttcagaaaaacattatccacacaattccgtagatagcaaaagctgacaagtgtgagaattatcgcacattcagcttaacaactcatgttcCCAAGTTGTGGACAACGATAATGCACAAAAAGGAAGGTAAAGACATCAGATAGGCAGTTCTCacattgcggctgataatggaagcaagactacagaaaaatcaagaaatgttcatatgatttgttgacctggaaaaagaattcaacagtgtaaaatggtgcaagatgttttaaagtctgagaaaaataggtgcaagttatagagaaagacaggtaaaatacaatgtgtacaagaatcaATAGGGAACAGcaggagtggaagaccaagaacgaagtactcagattaaaaagaatgtaagacagggatgtagtctttcactcctacaGTTCAATCCACACACTAAGGAAGCAATGACAGAGAACTGgaatggttcaagagtgggatgAAAAATCAtgatgaatggatatcaatgataaaattttcTGACATTATAATAACTGAATTGTGTCAACTGCAAGTGAATTTAGTAGGCCTCATGAGTGTCCCTGTGACCCATCATTGATatgtaatttcatttaaaattctaaGAAAGTGTCAGCAGTAACTTGTGTTTGCTTTGGGTGATTTAAATGTATCAAACTATTGCACCATCCAGACAGCATTTTATCATAAAAAGCATACACTTTAAACTGCCTGAGTTGGTACACGCTTGAAGGTATGCTATTTGGCAAAAAGGGCCATATAACAACTGATTAATCATTGCTAAATTTATTCATGCAATTAAGCAATGCGAAAGTTACAAGCTCAATTTATCTTAAATGATTTGTAATTGTTTTTAAGGTACTTGTATAAGTTGTAACATTATTGTTTCTCCGTATTAGAGCTCTAAAACTTAACTGTTTTTATTCCATCTGTGTCAAAATTACCAGGACGACCTTTTGGGAGCGTTGTTGAATGTTAAAATCAACTTATGTGGCAAAGCCTTTGTGTTCATCAACTACTGTCTGAGGATTTTGATATAAACCAAGCATTGCCACTTAATCTGTCAGTGTGACCTTATATAATTGTAGTAGAGTGTTTGACTTAAAAGATCAAATATGTTCAGGTTTCCAGTGTGTGCCTTGTGTAAATTCTTTCATCATCAAATAAATTTGCCAGGTCTTCTGGTGAGTCTGCGCTCACTCTTTAACCACATCCAGATCCCTGAATCCTACAACTGTAAGGGAGGATAGAGACTGAAatttatacaacaaataattgcaggTTATGAGCATAATTAGCACAAAAGAGGAAAGTGTGGTGGGTCATTTCAAATTGTTACAAACATTTTTCCACTCctgcttctctctcttttttttttttttttgaaaaaaaaaaaagaaactagatTTAAGTGTGTTCAGTACTTTGTCATTATCTGATGGCCAACAGCAGTCTTCAACACATGCTGGCATTGCCTGGTTGCTAACACTGATGTTCGGTACAGGCAGCTTCACTGCAGGAGTGAATAACTCCACACAAGTATGTGGCCGAGTGACCTTAAATGCCTGATTTGCCTCATAGTATGAGTAGTTGGATAATATTGATTTACAGAGTCTTTTTCTCTCCAGTGAAGGCTTAACAGTCTCAGTTTCAAAAGGATGCTTGTCTACGCATTTGGCAGAAGTAGGTGGAGCAGTACATCGAATGGTCCTTGGAACTGCACAGGTCAGGAGGCTCTGCACACTCCATGGTGGTGTACCTGAAGAACTGACACTTGATGGAGATCATTAGATTTGATAGGTAAGGCCAAATTTTGTAGTGGAAGAAATCTGCTGCTATGTTCTCAAGTAGTTTTGGAACATTGACTGTAAGAGCAAATATGGCACTCTCTTTGAGTTAGCCTATTTGTCTCTTCATAACTTCCAAACTACATGCACACCACTTTGATAGTTAATGTTGAGCTCTTTGGTGGCGAGGCACATTAACGCCTGCATGGGATAATTATTTACTTTAATTATGAACAGTGTGCAGCTCAGTATCACAAGGATTGGAAAGTCATATAATGGTGCCCgtttcagttttcaaaatttatatCCATTGAGTTATGAGTCCAAGTTTTACTATGAAATCCAACACTTCACGTGAAATTAATACATAATACTATGGAGTGTTTACGACGCTTGCCCACCTGCATTGAGCTGCAGTGCCCAGCGCAATAATACTTGTGCTGGTGTTCTACCAAGACGCTGTGCTACTTCAACCACAGTGGAGTCATTCAGCAAATGGTTTGCTCCTGCTGATCCACCTAAAGAGCAGTATGCCTGGACGAGAATGCCAGCTTTTTCACATGCAGTTCTCAGTTGTTCTTGTCGAAAATATGGATGCAGCTCAACCTAAAAAGTATCATACATCATCAGATACGTTGGGGAAAAAATTACTCTCTGTAACTTTATACAGTCGAGATCATATTCTACACATCTCCTGAAATGATAAAATGTTCCTCACAGCAATTGCAAGAAAATATATTGAAACTAATTGTTAGTGACAATACAATCAATTATGAACCTACAACAGATTATTTTGTCTGACAGTGTAATGTCATATGCTGTTTACAAAATTAGACAAATTGGTGTTGTCATCTTCTAAACCAGTACAGATGTGAGCTTATGAAACTGTCACCCAGACTGAAGCAATCACTCTCTGGGGATATATGTATACCTGCACAGTTTTACACAATATGAAGAAGATACAGGGCATAATTAGAGCATCTAAAGTGACACACAAAGTATTTTATGTGACAGATACCATATGGATGACTAAATAAACAGCTGAAGTGGTGGTAATGAATCTTTACTTGACACAAGCTAAGAGAGACTATGAGGCCTGTGAAGAATGTAATTCTTATATGAAACATACTGCTTGTTGTCATATAAAACTCTGGCAAAAACTTTAACAACACCAAAGAGAGCTCAGTCTCCATTTTCAGTACATGTAAAAgtacgttcatatatatatattttatgacaatATTTCATGTTGATACCATGTCAAGTACACTGAGGCGAACCGATCAGGAGATGGTTACAAAATGCTCCTTATAATATttacagataaaaaaataaatgtacaatatCCTTTTTGTGTTTCTGATTGGCATTACATAACTAATACccaaacacacaaaatacaatgACATTGAAATGAAGTGAACTATTGGTGCTAAGTAAAGAATTTTTGAATGTTCTCCATTCTGTAGCATTAATTTATTGCTGCTTCAATGAGGAAACAGCCTTTTTATTACAAACTGACTGATCATCTGACCTGATTAACAGCAGGCTTCACAATGTTGTCCTTGTCAAGCAGCTCTGCAAGATGCCGCACAGTGTAATTAGACACTCCAATGGCACGGAGGCAACCGGTGTGGTACaagtttgtcagtgtttcccaGGTTTCAAAACGTTCCTTACGGTGGACACTGCTGTCCACTGGAACACTTGACACACCAGGCCAGTGAATCAAGTACAGATCAATGTAATCTACACCCAAATTCTTAAGAGACTTCTCAACAGCTTTCACAGCTCTTTCACGGCCAAAATCAGCTGGAGCTAAATTTGGTTTAAAATGCAAATTTTCTATTATTACAAACTGTTATTcaagtaaaaaacagaaaattaaaagtaCATCTTAGTCGCCAACAAGAAAGCTATTACTTTAAAACAGCAGAATATGGCTTACATGAAGAGTGTATACATTTATAACATCAGAGGTTTACTAAGCTACCCAAGATGCATTTACATGAAACTTCCAAAATTAAGGGAGTTGTATGGTAAATATTTTTTGCCAATAAAACATTGGAAGCAATCAGAAATGGAGTATCTATAATAATGTGGATGGGCCTTCATCATCACAAATGCAAAAAAGTTTTCTTATCTCTTGCAAGAAAAAACAGTCTCAGATACTAATCTATTATGCTGCCTAATCCATTGGATCTCATCCACCCTCCTCCTCCAAATGACCTAGTCATCGAAATATCCTTTTTCAGCTGCATCCCAACAACAATCTAGTCAGCTTCCATCAGTCCTTAATCCTTACCAACCTAATCGTCCTAAGCCACATATCATCTAACCTTGTACAGTAGGTAAGTGAGAATATGCCTATGAGGCGTGAGGTGTGGAGCAGAGACAGAGTTCTTTACCTTTATCTCTTCTGTCCCATGGCTGCCTGAGAACTGCATTATTGGCCTTCCAAAAAACATTGCTGTATCAGTGGACTTGACTGTCAGCCTTGTCGTATGTCACTGTTCACTAGTTGTGGTCTcagagtttctttctttttttatttattgctccaCAACAAAGGAGATAATTGAAGTGAAACATAAATGCAGAATTCAAATAAACATTAAAAGGAAGAAGCAGATGAAAATATGCAACCATCGGAGATGTTTTAAATGGGAAATGCCGTGTGGGTAGGgcttcccgttgggtagaccgttcactTGGCGCAAATCttccaagttgacgccacttcagtgacttgcatgtcaatggggatgacatgatgatgatgacaacaacacaacacccagtccctgagcggagaaaatctcccagccaggaatcaaacccgggccattaggtatgacattcggtcgcactgaccactcagctaccaggatgttttaaatgaataaaatgaaataagtATCATAATGAAGAAAAAAAGTCAGCACCTACATGTACAGTACTAGCATTATTAATGCAATACTTACTGATTCCATTTATGCAAGTGAAGGATTTCACCAACATTATTTAGGAAGACACAGTGCAGAGACAgtttaaatatttatattactCGAATCCCTTCATGTTGATCAAAGTTACAGTTTTCATATAGGCCAAGTAATCGAAATGTTTCTCAGCTACAAACAATTCTCTTGCATTGGGATGTAACTGTCCTCTATCACCACAACAGCCTCTATCAAATCATCTTATCCACCTCTCATGGTCACTGTAGAGAATCCCTTCCATCACACAACCTAAAAATAGAGGCCTCACACTAGATTTAATTTTACTGACTTTATCATGGACCTACTTTTTTATCCAATTCATACTACAGAAACATTTCTATGTCACCACCCACCCCACACATAAGAACTATTAAAATGTTCATCACTCAGTTTGCTTATCCAACCAGGCTCTTCCCACAATCCCACATGATCATATCCTGACAACATTTCAAGAATACTTTACCTCCAGCCTAGACTCACCTTCTTTCC is drawn from Schistocerca gregaria isolate iqSchGreg1 chromosome 3, iqSchGreg1.2, whole genome shotgun sequence and contains these coding sequences:
- the LOC126354051 gene encoding glyoxal reductase-like — its product is MDVQDYVYKLNTGREFPMVGFGTYKIKGKNLIYSVIDAVLKAGYKSIDTAAVYGNEEDIGLALKDLLPKYNLKREDIFITTKLAPADFGRERAVKAVEKSLKNLGVDYIDLYLIHWPGVSSVPVDSSVHRKERFETWETLTNLYHTGCLRAIGVSNYTVRHLAELLDKDNIVKPAVNQVELHPYFRQEQLRTACEKAGILVQAYCSLGGSAGANHLLNDSTVVEVAQRLGRTPAQVLLRWALQLNAAVIPKSVNPDRIASNIALNFELLPKDMELLNSLKTVKKFAWDPEIVA